A window of Mucilaginibacter robiniae genomic DNA:
ATGCGAGCTGAAAAAGCCAGTTTGATTGATGAGCATTATTACCGCACACCGGAGTGGTTTCTAAAAAACGCTTCACGATATGATGAGTACGATCGTAAAGGTACTAAAGTGTTTGCCGGTGAATATGCAGCACATATCCCGAATGAAACGCAAAAAGATACACGTGCCGAAAGTCATAACACTTGGTGGGCAGCTTTATCAGAAGCCGCTTTCATGACCGGGTTGGAGCGTAATGCCGATGTAGTGCACATGTCTTCTTACGCTCCTTTGCTAGCCCACGTAGATGCCTGGCAATGGCGGCCCGACCTGATTTGGTTTGACAATCTACGTTCCGTAGCTACCCCCAACTATTATGTACAACAGGCTTTTTCTACGCACAAAGGGAACCGGGTAGTGCCTGTATTAGCTGGTAATAAGATATTAGCTGGCCATGATAGCCTGTATAGCAGTGCTACCATTGATACGGCTAACCGGCAGGTTGTAATTAAAATTGTAAATACTTCTGTACAGCCTCGCATGGTTAACATTAACATACAAAGTAAGTCACGGTTAGGTAAACAGGTACAATGGTTACAGATAAGCAATCCTGATAAAATGGTTTTTAATAGTTTGGAACAACCTGATCAAGTTAAACCTGTTAGCCAGAATATCACTTGGGTAGGTAAGGAGAAGATGGTTAAACTGGATGGGCTATCAGTTAATGTGTTTATTGTAGCTGGTGGGAAATTTTAGAATAGGTTCACTAAAGCTTTATTGTAAAGTATTCATTGTATCTTTTCTTTAAAAAAGAATGCGCATATAGCTTCGCTTTTGTGTTCTTTTTTAAAGAAGTATTAGTTATTTTATGGATGCTAGGAGTGAAACAAGTTATTTAGAGTAAGCAAATAAAGTTGGATTGAAATAAACAATCCAGTACTAGGTAGTAGTTCTTTTCCTATGGTTTATCATCTAACTCACTCACATCATAAAATTACTACTTGGCTATTTATAAGATGAGTTCTAGTTAAAAGACTGCCTGAACTCCAGCGGTGATATTTCTGTTTTGGTTTTAAACAGCTTACTGAACGATTGCAGGTGTTCGAACCCTAATTCATAAGCAATTTCACTTATAGACAAATTGGTGGTTGACAATTTCTCTTTAGCTTTTTCAATCAGCTTTTCGTGAATGTGCTGCTGGGTATTTTGTCCGGTTAATACTTTTAGCAAACTGCTTAAGTATTTGGGTGATAAATTTAAAGATTGTGCAATATGCCCAACGGTAGGTAAGCCTTTTAAAGTTAAATCATCACTATCAAAATAATCAATTAATAAATTTTCCAAACGTTCCAGTATTTGATGACTAGATTTTTCCCGGGTAATAAATTGCCGGTGATAAAACCGATCGGCATAGTTAAGCAGGGTTTCCAGATGTGAAATGATAATGCTTTTGCTGAACTTATCGATGTTGGAATGGTACTCCTGCTCCATGTTTTTAATAAGATTAACAAGCAAGGCCTCTTCTTTATCGGATAGGAATAGAGCTTCGTTTACCGAGTAGTTCCAGAAATCATATTGTTTAATGGTTTGGGCTAACGGGGTATGCCAAAGAAAATCAGGATGGATGAGTAGCAGCCATCCTGATTGTTTAAGTTGTACAGTGTTTTTGTCAATAGAAAGGCTTAGTACTTGGTTAGGCGATACAAACGACAGAATGCCTTCATTATAGTCATACGTTTGCTGACTGTATTTCAATTTGACTTCGTTAGCATTTGCTACTCTTTTCAGGGCAATGCAATAAAAATCATAACACCAGGACGTAGGCTCACTCAGTTTTAAACTTTCAACAGACTCTATCTTAAGCACACTAATTAAAGGATGCTCAGGTTTGGGCATCTGCCTGAACTGCAGAAACTCGCTGATAGTTTTAAAACGTTTCACGGGGTTAATTTTCCTTTCTTATTTCCAATACAATTTTGCCACGCACGTGTTTTGTTTCGCTTTCGCGGTGGGCATCTGCCACTTGTTCCAACGGGTACACTTTGCTCACTACGGCTTTTACTTTACCCTCGTTAATGAATTGAGTAGTACCACTTAGTGAGGAAGTGTAAGTAGTTACGTTACCTCCGCCAACTAAAGTTCCGGTAGCGTTCTTTTGGGCAAGTGCATTCAAAAAATCATCTGTAAGGGGCTGATCCAGATGAGTACATACAAAAATACCACCTTCTTTCATTACGTTAACCGACTTTAATCTAACGTTATTATCCCGAACGGGCGAAGCGTTAAATATTACATCTATATCATGCAGTAGTTCTTCAAAATGCTGTTTGTTGTAATCAATTACCTCGTCAGCACCTAACTCTTTCAAAAAATCAAAGTTGTAAGCTGATGCTGTTCCTATCACATACGCACCCATAGCTTTAGCAAACTGTACTGCCAGGTTGCCTACGCCACCAGCCGCACCATGAATCAGCACACGCTGTTCCGGTTGTACCTTACCCAAATCTACTATACCATTCCAGGCAATAAGCGCACATGAAGGAAGTGCACCTGCCTCGTTAAAAGTGATATGGTGTGGCATTAAAGAAAACTGGCTGGCCTTTGCTGCAATATATTCAGCATAACTTCCATCGCCCGGAAAGTTTGGAACTCCATATACTTTGTCGCCTTTTTTAAAATTAATTATTTCACTGCCGCTTTCCTCCACTACACCTGCCGCATCCAAACCTAAGCCCAAAGGTAACTTCAAGTAAGATCGTAAAACCTCGTTGCCGCCCTGGCGGATAATGTAATCAGCAGGATTAACACTAGTCGCATACATTTTTATCAGGATTTCATCGGTTGCCGGAACAGGGCGTTCCACTTCATCCAGTTTCATTACTTCCGGACCACCAAATTCATGAACTCTTATTGCTTTCATATCTCTTATTCTTTTGATATACAAAAGTCAATAAGAGTTCACAAACCAATTTAGCCGAATGGCGCTTTAGTTTAGCCAAAATGATGAAGTGTTTTTATCTTCAAAAGCTTGTTTACACAGTAGAAGAATACTTTATACGACAGGCAAAGAACCACCATCAATGGCATAGTTTGTTCCGGTCAGGTAAGCTGCTGATGGAGATACCAAGAAATGAACCAAAGAAGCAACTTCTTCCGGCTCTGCCATTCTGCCCATAGGGATGCCGCCAGTTTGCGCAAGTAATTGCTTAAATGCTTCTTCAATATTAATTCCGGTTGAAGTTGCATAATCCTGAATGAATTTTTCCATAGGCGGGGTTTTAGTTGCTCCGGGCGATACAGTTAGCACACGTATGCCTTTAGTGGCCAGCTCAGTTGCTAATGCCTTGCTATAACTATTCAAAGCAGCTTTGGAAACCGCATAAGCCATATTCAGATTCCATAAAGGCTGCCTGCCTGATACAGAAGAAATGTGAATAATAACACCGCTTTGCTGTTCAATCATTTGTGGAAGTAATATTTTGTCTAATCTGATAGCAGATAGCAGGTTCAGTTGTAGTTCGCTTTCCCAATGTTCGTCGGTTAAGGTACTGAAGCCGCCCGGAGGGGTAGTTAAGCCACCCACATTATTAATCAAAATATCAATGCCCTGAAATTGCTCCATGATTTCCTGCCCCATTTTAGTAACCTGTTCGGGCTTAGTTAAATCTGCAGCTATAAAATAATGCTCTGTATTGCCATCTCCAGGATGGTTTCTGGCCGAAACAATGACTTGTGCACCAGCTCGTGCTAACTCGTCTGCAATGGCTTTGCCAATACCTTTGGTGCCGCCGGTTACCAGCGCTCTCTTGCCGGTAAGATCTGTTGTTTGATTTTGTTTGTTGTTCATGTTATTACTTAATTATTTTGAACTGTTTGTTCCAGAATTGTTGCTAATTGCTATAAACGTTGTTGAGATATTCTGAAGTGTTTGTTCCAGAAAAGGCTAAAAAATTTTTATTTAGTTAGTTGTTTGATAAAATATTGGGCCATTTTCTTAATCTTCACTGGATCTCTGTGTAGAATATAAGATTCATACCATCCCGTCCAGGTACTGATAAAATAGTCGGCTAAAAGCTCCGGATCTTCGTCAGATGAAATTTCACCTTGCTCCATAGCACTTTTAATTAGGGAGTATAGGAAATGGTAGGCATAGTCGCTGTCGGCTTTTAAAATGTCCTTTACTCTTTGGTCGTTAGTAGCTACTTCAAAAGCCGTTTTTACAGCCATGCAACTATGAACCTCACTGATGATGGTCGTAACCGCGTCATGGATGTAATCAACCAAAATACAAAAAGGTGATTTTTGAACTGCCAACCGTTTCTGCATGTCTTTTTTCCTGATCTCAGTATAGTGCTGAACACACCTTACAAACAGTTCTTGTTTATCACCAATCGTATTATACAAGCTGCTGTTGTTAATTTTCATGGCATCAGTCAAGTCGCGAAGAGAAGCTCCATTATAGCCTTTCTCCCAAAAAACTTCCATTGCTTTTTGGATGGCTTCTTCTTCATTAAACTCGACGTTTCTTGCCATAACTATTTTCTACAGGTCAAACATAGATTTATTCTGGAACAGGCGTTTCATAATAAAGTCATTTTACAGGAGCAAAGCTACATGATATTAGCTCGCTTCAATATCCATACTGACAATGAGGTTGTTGATGAAAGAATATACGTGCTTTGTTGTTCCGTCAAATACGATATTGCCATCTAAGTCTTTTACAAGTTGATCAACCAGAACTTCAACTTTCCCGTCTGGACGTTCCGTAATAGATCTTGGCTCAACCTTAGGGTTTATCTCACTCCATTGTCTTGTCCAATATGCTCTTACCGCATCATAACCGATTACATAACCTCCTTCAAAAGCTTTTGGCCAATGTACATGAGCATCCATAACCGAGAATACGCTGTCAATATCTCTATTATTAAATCCGCTGTAAGCCTTTTTGATCATAGGCCAGTATTGTGATTCCATAAGAAGTTATCTAATTCAATGCAGTAAATGTAACGTATTTATTGATTTGAAGAATTTCGTTAAAGGTGTAATAACACATCAACATTTATAAAATATAGAGCATCACTCAAGAACTTTGATGCTATGGTGGTCAGGCTTGCCTAATGATAAGATTATCTGGTTGTAAGTGCTTGTATCCGGTTAGCCGCATGCTTATTTTGCGGATCCAGTGCCAACGACTTCTTATAATTAACAAGTGCTTCTGTGTGGCTATCCACAACTTCCAGCATTTCTGCCAAGCTATCATACGCGTTTGCGCTTTGCGGATATAATGAAACAGTCAGTTTGAAGATAGCTAATGCTGCTGGTAAATTCTTTTGAGCCAAAAGCTGATAACCCCAGCCGTTAAGTTCGTTTTCGTTCAGGTTAAAAGAAGGATCATTCTTTCTTAATCGTGCTGCTACTGTTATAGCCTGATCAAAGCCCTGTTTCAATAACGCAACTCTTAATTCTTTTAAGTTTTTAGGCAAGCCAAAACCATTAGCTTCATGCATTTCAGGGATGTAATAACCCGCAATCTCGTCGATAAACTGGTCTGGGTTGCCTTGCAGTAAATTGGTCAGCACAATAATGGAAAGATCATCTTTTAAATATACAAACAGGGCTGATCTGCCACCTCCCACGGGGCCTACTGCAGGGTGTTCCTCACGGGTTATGGTTGGCCAGCCAAGTGCATAGCCGTTCGTTAACCGATTGAAGCCGCCAATTTTACCATTGTTAAGAATAGCCGGTGCCCATAGCTTATCCAGGCTGGATGGCTGCTTGAGCAGCTTTCCGCTTTTTAATGCAATTATCCAGTTAGCCAAATCAGTGGCGGTAGATTGGATACCTGCTGCCGTTCTGAAAAATACAGGGAATTGCATATAAGCCTGACCCGGTGTACTGTTTCGCACAAAGTGGTCGCCTACCTGCTTGGTTAGGGTGTAAGCGCCTGCATAGTTAGGTATTACATCATAAGAATCGCCAAAGCGGGTTAGCTTCATGTCTGCTACTTTAAACTGCCGTTCTTCAATAAAACGGGTAAAATGCATACCACTCAGTTTAATAATAATTTGCCCTAGCAGCACATAACCCGTTTGGTTGTAACGAAACTTTTCACCGGGTTTAAATTCTATAGGCAGCGCTTTTACTTTTTGCATGGCTTCCTGCTCATCGTTATGGCCTATTACTTGTTCTTCAGCATCTATCAAATCTGGTAGGCCCGAGGTATGAGTGAGTACCTGTTGCAGGGTAATATTTTTCCAGGTATCAGGCAGGCTATCCAGGTAGCGGGATAGTGGGTCTGTAACTTTCAATTTCTGCTCTTCTGCTAATTGCATTACGGCAATGCCTACAAAAGCCTTGGTGATAGAGTTAACAGAAAATATGGTCTGGTGGGTTGCTTTGATATTATATTCCAGGTTAGCTGTGCCAAAGGTGGTATCCTTAACAATTTTACCTCCACGCACCACAGCTAACTGTAAAGCTGGAATATGGCGCTGCTGCATTTTTGCTTTTACAAAAGCATCTATACTATCAGAAGTGGAAAGTTGTTGCGCTTTAGCAGAGGTAGCCAATAGGCCAAGTTGAACAAGCAATAGCAGCGTAAAAGTTTTAAGTTTCATGAAATAATAAATGATGGATAGGACGTGAGACGCTACATGATATACCGTGGTTACACGTACTCATGATTTTATCATCTATTGTATTGAGTAGCCTTATAGTAGGGTTTCTTTTATTACACTAAATTTAACAGATGTGTGTTTTCTGGCTTCATCATTGCAGGATAACCATGTTTAATAGCTGCTTTTGTGAAAGAACTTAAACCAGCGGGTACTTACTTATCTGTATTAACCATTTTATTGGGTGTATGCGGGCTTGCCGGCTGGTTGCTGGATTTGCCGGTACTGTATGGGTTTTTGTCCAAAAGTGCGTCTATGAAGTTTAACACGGCTTTAGTTACCTTACTGTTGGGGGTAGCCACGCTTTGTTATCAGTTAGGTTACAAACAAAGTTCGCGGATATTAGGTTCAATCGTTCTCCTGTTTAGCCTGTCAATCTTATCAGGATATGTTTTTTCCATCGACCTGAATATTGACCAATGGGTAGTAGGAGACCAATTCACCAATACGCAGCAGGCGCCTCCGGGAAGAATGTCGGCTTTTACGGCAACTTGCTTTTTACTGGTAAGCTTTGGTATGGAACTATTTGCTTCCAAAAAACCATCGGCAGCGCAAAGCATACTTACGCTTTGCTTTTTACTGGTATATAGCGCATCAATAGGTTTGCTACTTAATATTAGCGGTTTGTTTCAGTTTGGCCAGTATTCGGCTATTGCTTTTCCAACAACTTTAGGATTACTGAGTGCTACTTTAGGCTTGCTGTACACCAGTAAATATCAAGGCTGGCTTAGCGAAGCCTTTTCCAGGCATTCAGCATCTGTTCCCGTACGCTTTGCGGTTTTGTATTTCCTGATCTTATTGCCCATTATTATAGCCGGGTTTATATGGATACTTAAGCACACCACAGTTACTCCTGAGTATGCTATGGTGGTACTGATGCTGGGAGCTGCCGTTTTAACCTTGCCCTGGGCCTTTCTGATATTGAGAAAACTAAACAGGTCGGATGACCGACTGCATAGTTTGATTGAAGAGTTGCAAAAAAGTCGTAAAAAACTGAATGAAAAAAACCAGGAACTCACTTTTGTTAATCAGGAACTTGATAGCTTGCTCCATATTGTTAGCCATGACCTCCGGACACCGTTGATGAGCCTAGAGGGTTCTCTTGAGTTGTTGCACCGTCGCCTTGAAAACAAGGTTGAAGATAAAGACAGGCAGCTATTCACCATTCCGGGTAAATCCATTAAAAGGCTAAGGAATACAATTGAACATTTGGGCCAGATTATTAAATCGCAAAAGTTAAATGCCGAGGGCGCTGAAGAGGTTGATTTGTGTGCTTTGGTGGATGATATCCGTGCAGAACTGTCGGAAACACTGCAAAGTACCGGAGGTCGCATTACAACTCAAGTTGATGATTGCCAAATATTTTACAAGCGAGTTCATTTAAGAAGTATTCTGCAGAATTTAATTACCAATGCTATAAAGTTCAGGCACCCCGACCGGGCACCTATTGTGCATATACAGGCAAGCCCCACAAAAGATGGTGTGCAAATTGCCATAACGGATAATGGACTAGGCATACCTCAGAAAGATTTACCAGACCTGTTCCACAAATACCGTCGTTTTCATCAGCATGTAGAAGGTACCGGGGTAGGGTTGTACCTGGTTCAACAATTGATTGGTATTAAAGGCGGAACTATAGAGGTGAAAAGCCAGGAAGGTGCAGGTACTACCTTTACGCTTTTCTTGCCTGTTTAGCGAACGCTTTTATTCCTCTTTCATTAACTTCTTACTATTATGAAATGGCTCTTTGTCCGCGTTGTAATACCAATTGCTGTACTAGCCTTTTTGCAATAGGGAAGAGATCATGAGTTCCAGCGTACGATGGTTACTGTTGTCAATCCTGAAATCTTTGAAAATGATTTTTCCGTCTTGATCTATCAGGAAGTTTTCAGGTTCACCTTGTACGCCATAGTTTTTACGAGCAAATTCTGAGCTGCCCCGTAACGGGATAAATGAATAATTGCTATTTTTCAATAAAGGCAGTACGTAAGGGTCTTGTTCAGGATCTACATTAATGCCTACATACACTACATCTTTACCTTTAAATTTATTGATTACCGATTGAAAGTGCGGAAACTCGGCGCGGCAAGGGCTGCAGCCCGGAAACCAGAAGGTAAGCAATACAACTTTACCTTTCAGGTCATGTAAATTTAGCTTACCCTTACTGGTATAAAGATCTAGCTCAAATGGATAAGCCGAAACTGCTGTGTGATGTCTAATGGTTTCAACATCCTTCAACATCTGCTTTTTGTTTTTGCCTAATGATTGGGCATAACCTGTTAGTGCTGTATAAAGTGGATAAGTAGGAAGTTTTGCATATTTTGTAGCCAGGCTATCGTAAGCCGCTTTAACATCTCCGGCTTTGGCTAGCAAATCAGCTTTTTTGAGTGCTACAAAGTCGTTGAGGTAATTAAATGAAGGCAGTTTAATTTGGTCTGCTTTGCTGGCAGCCTCTTTATAGCTTTGGCTTTGTTCTAGTTGATTAATCTGGATTAATGATTCAGCTAGCTGTTTTCTGATTTGCCATTCCTTTTCCTCACCCATTTCGTTGCTGAGTGTCAGAGCTTTTTCGGGATTGGTTTGCAGGTACGCATCGGCTAACCCGATCATTCCGGATGATGACCATCTGAATTTTTGTGGGGGATAGGTTTGGCGCAATTGCTCATAATCCTGAATCCTGTCATTAAGGCTGGTATCACGATCGGCTAACCAATACAAGGCTTGAGCACCTTGTTCACTTGCTGGGAACCGTTTTACAAAATCAAACACCTTTTGCCTGTAATCAGGATCGCCATTTTTTAAAGCAAATAAGTAGGAGGCTGCGTAAGTAGCATTTGCAGTGTCGGCTAACATGGCTTTTCTTAAATACGCTGTAGAGAGGTCATCTTGTCCCCACCTGCCTGCATCATTAGCAAGCATAGACCATATGTCGGCATTTTGGGGTTCCAGTTCGGCGGCTTTGAGCAAAAACTCTTTTGCTTGTGGCATTTCGGCATTATGATAAAAGGTGCCGATGGCCAAAGGGAAGTTTACATTTTGTGGGTATTTCTTCATCCATATCCTATACTGCGCAATAAGAAGTGGATTGTTCAACCCCATTACGTAGATATAGTTTCTATGGGCTTTTGCATCGTTAAAGTTTGATTCTAGTGTTGACCGAGCTGCTTTAATTTCACTTTCTGATGCAGGTCCCATTCGAACAGGTCTTTGAGCAAAGACCTGCACGGCGGAACAAACGATAAGCAAAACTGCATATACTACAAGTTTCAAATTACTTTTCATCGTTATATAAGGTTAGATGGATTATAAGCACCAGTTAACACACAATGCTAATGTAATTATTTACAGGTGAATAAGTATTGTGCTTTAGTTAGATTTAACTTGTCTGACCTCATCATGAACAGTTGCGGTGAGCACAATTACCTACTTTTAAGAATGTGTAGATGGTTGGCTAAAGCTTGCAAACTATTCATTCGGCGTTGTAAACCTTGGGCAATAGTTAAAAGATGAGGTGAAGATTGATTTTGGCGCACGCGGAACACATGCGCCAAAACTATGCGGATAGCATTATTTAGGTTGCAAAGCCTGACCTTCAAAAACAACGCCTAACCAGCCCTGAGCCATAAATTGCCGAATGTTCTGGTGGTCGGTTCCGGTAGGATGATTCAATACGGATTGGTAATGTTCTGCAAATAGTAACAAGGTATCTTCTGCGCTCAGGTTGTTGAGTTGCGCAAAAGCAAAAATCTTGGCACTGCCTTGGTTCTGGGTTGCTTCGTTGTATGCCTCGCCATTTTTAAATGCGGTAGGCTGGTGCTGATAGTAGGTCTCTATAAACTGAATTACGTCAGCAAACAACACGGAATGATTTTTTAAACCTGCCAGCAAAGTAGTTAATTGTTCTCTCATGGTTTGGCAAAATTAGAAGGCACTTAATGATATTCTAAAAATTATTTAAAAAATATTTAAAGAATTTTCTTTATTAAAATAATAGTTGTATACTTGCAGCATGAAAACACAATTAATACAGATACAATTGCCGCAACTGATTTATCAGAGGTGAATGGGTATGTATTAAAATAACATAGCAAAATATTCAGAATCCTCTTAGATATACCTAAGGGGATTTTTTGTTTTCAGGGCATTTACAGGGTAGTATATCAATTGGTTAGATTACCACATTTGGGATGTGGAGGCTTCCGGTTCGAATCCGGACTACCCTACTGATTTATAGGTTAGAACGTTAGCTCAATGGTAAGAGCGGCACCCTTATACGGTGATGGTTGAAGGTTCAAGTCCTTTACGTTCTACAATAGTTTCCTGTGGTGCAACGGTAGCACGTCTGATTTTGGTTCAGAAGATCGTGGTTCGAATCCATGCAGGAAAACTGACATATTTTACTGATAAACTTGGTTGTTTATTTATTGGGATACTGCTAGTAGGTGGGTAAGGGATGTTACGTTTGGTAAAGAAATATCTTTACTTTCATTGTTGTGAATCAGATACGTCTATTTTGACCTAGTGAAAATATTAGGAATTTATTTGCATGATATAGCAGAAATGTAGAATGTAAGCTGCGCAAGTAAGGGTTAAGATGGGGTAAAATTTAATAGTTGAATAATGCTGATTATGAAAATCAATCCTTAGAAAGTTTACAAACCAAGATGATTAATCAGTAAAGCACTGAACCGATGGATGATATGCCCCTAAGACTAAGGTCTATAAAGCATATAACATGAGTAGTATGTTAGCCTTTAGACAAAAAATTAAGCACTTTGCTTCTCCGGATCATCCTGTAGCCAGCGTACCGACAAGGCGGCAATAAACAGGAATACGCCTGCCATCACTAAGGCATAAATAGGCTGATTGTTGAAAATGTGCTTTACCAATAAGCCACCTACAATCCCATTCAAAATTTGTGGAATGGTAATGGTAAAATTGAATATACCCATATAAACTCCAATTTTTTGAGGCGGTATGGAGTTCGATAGTATAGCATAAGGGATAGCCAAAGCACTGCCCCAAGCCAAACCGATGCCCACCATGGGTACAATAAGCAGATATTGATTTTTAATTAGAAATAAGGAGATCAGCCCTAAGCCGCCCATGATGAGGGAAAAGGAGTGTATCTTTTTCCGGCTGATTTTAGTAAGGATTTTAGGTAGCAGTAGCGCATAGATGGCCGAAACCGCATTGTAAACGCCAAACAGAATATCAACCCAGTTAGCGGCATTGTTATAACCTTCGGATGAAGTATCGCCTGCCTTAATATGAAAAACATGTTCTGCCAAGGCAGGTGTGGTAAATACCCACATAGAAAAAAGCGCATACCAGGTGAAGAACTGTACCACAGCCAGCTGTTTCATGGTTGTAGGCATGTGCACCAGATTGGAAAAAACTTCGGCAATGGCGCTTTGATTTTTATCTTCTTGATCGTCTTTGCTTTCTTCCTGTTTATCGGCCTGAAAGCTGGCTTGCTCCTCCGGAGAATACTCTTTTGTGGTAAATACCGTCCACAAAACGGTTGCCACCAATACTACGGCACCTGCCATAAAAGAGTATAATACGTTGGGGGGTACTGTGCCTTTAGGGGCTGTTTTCGCTACACCAAACCAAGCAGGTAAAACATAAGGCAATAGCGAGCCTATAATAGCCCCTACACCAATTAAGGCTGTTTGAACAGAAAAGCCT
This region includes:
- a CDS encoding helix-turn-helix domain-containing protein; this translates as MKRFKTISEFLQFRQMPKPEHPLISVLKIESVESLKLSEPTSWCYDFYCIALKRVANANEVKLKYSQQTYDYNEGILSFVSPNQVLSLSIDKNTVQLKQSGWLLLIHPDFLWHTPLAQTIKQYDFWNYSVNEALFLSDKEEALLVNLIKNMEQEYHSNIDKFSKSIIISHLETLLNYADRFYHRQFITREKSSHQILERLENLLIDYFDSDDLTLKGLPTVGHIAQSLNLSPKYLSSLLKVLTGQNTQQHIHEKLIEKAKEKLSTTNLSISEIAYELGFEHLQSFSKLFKTKTEISPLEFRQSFN
- a CDS encoding NADP-dependent oxidoreductase; the encoded protein is MKAIRVHEFGGPEVMKLDEVERPVPATDEILIKMYATSVNPADYIIRQGGNEVLRSYLKLPLGLGLDAAGVVEESGSEIINFKKGDKVYGVPNFPGDGSYAEYIAAKASQFSLMPHHITFNEAGALPSCALIAWNGIVDLGKVQPEQRVLIHGAAGGVGNLAVQFAKAMGAYVIGTASAYNFDFLKELGADEVIDYNKQHFEELLHDIDVIFNASPVRDNNVRLKSVNVMKEGGIFVCTHLDQPLTDDFLNALAQKNATGTLVGGGNVTTYTSSLSGTTQFINEGKVKAVVSKVYPLEQVADAHRESETKHVRGKIVLEIRKEN
- a CDS encoding SDR family oxidoreductase; translated protein: MNNKQNQTTDLTGKRALVTGGTKGIGKAIADELARAGAQVIVSARNHPGDGNTEHYFIAADLTKPEQVTKMGQEIMEQFQGIDILINNVGGLTTPPGGFSTLTDEHWESELQLNLLSAIRLDKILLPQMIEQQSGVIIHISSVSGRQPLWNLNMAYAVSKAALNSYSKALATELATKGIRVLTVSPGATKTPPMEKFIQDYATSTGINIEEAFKQLLAQTGGIPMGRMAEPEEVASLVHFLVSPSAAYLTGTNYAIDGGSLPVV
- a CDS encoding TetR/AcrR family transcriptional regulator; this translates as MARNVEFNEEEAIQKAMEVFWEKGYNGASLRDLTDAMKINNSSLYNTIGDKQELFVRCVQHYTEIRKKDMQKRLAVQKSPFCILVDYIHDAVTTIISEVHSCMAVKTAFEVATNDQRVKDILKADSDYAYHFLYSLIKSAMEQGEISSDEDPELLADYFISTWTGWYESYILHRDPVKIKKMAQYFIKQLTK
- a CDS encoding nuclear transport factor 2 family protein, encoding MESQYWPMIKKAYSGFNNRDIDSVFSVMDAHVHWPKAFEGGYVIGYDAVRAYWTRQWSEINPKVEPRSITERPDGKVEVLVDQLVKDLDGNIVFDGTTKHVYSFINNLIVSMDIEAS
- a CDS encoding serine hydrolase domain-containing protein; this translates as MKLKTFTLLLLVQLGLLATSAKAQQLSTSDSIDAFVKAKMQQRHIPALQLAVVRGGKIVKDTTFGTANLEYNIKATHQTIFSVNSITKAFVGIAVMQLAEEQKLKVTDPLSRYLDSLPDTWKNITLQQVLTHTSGLPDLIDAEEQVIGHNDEQEAMQKVKALPIEFKPGEKFRYNQTGYVLLGQIIIKLSGMHFTRFIEERQFKVADMKLTRFGDSYDVIPNYAGAYTLTKQVGDHFVRNSTPGQAYMQFPVFFRTAAGIQSTATDLANWIIALKSGKLLKQPSSLDKLWAPAILNNGKIGGFNRLTNGYALGWPTITREEHPAVGPVGGGRSALFVYLKDDLSIIVLTNLLQGNPDQFIDEIAGYYIPEMHEANGFGLPKNLKELRVALLKQGFDQAITVAARLRKNDPSFNLNENELNGWGYQLLAQKNLPAALAIFKLTVSLYPQSANAYDSLAEMLEVVDSHTEALVNYKKSLALDPQNKHAANRIQALTTR
- a CDS encoding ATP-binding protein, coding for MKELKPAGTYLSVLTILLGVCGLAGWLLDLPVLYGFLSKSASMKFNTALVTLLLGVATLCYQLGYKQSSRILGSIVLLFSLSILSGYVFSIDLNIDQWVVGDQFTNTQQAPPGRMSAFTATCFLLVSFGMELFASKKPSAAQSILTLCFLLVYSASIGLLLNISGLFQFGQYSAIAFPTTLGLLSATLGLLYTSKYQGWLSEAFSRHSASVPVRFAVLYFLILLPIIIAGFIWILKHTTVTPEYAMVVLMLGAAVLTLPWAFLILRKLNRSDDRLHSLIEELQKSRKKLNEKNQELTFVNQELDSLLHIVSHDLRTPLMSLEGSLELLHRRLENKVEDKDRQLFTIPGKSIKRLRNTIEHLGQIIKSQKLNAEGAEEVDLCALVDDIRAELSETLQSTGGRITTQVDDCQIFYKRVHLRSILQNLITNAIKFRHPDRAPIVHIQASPTKDGVQIAITDNGLGIPQKDLPDLFHKYRRFHQHVEGTGVGLYLVQQLIGIKGGTIEVKSQEGAGTTFTLFLPV
- a CDS encoding redoxin domain-containing protein; translated protein: MGPASESEIKAARSTLESNFNDAKAHRNYIYVMGLNNPLLIAQYRIWMKKYPQNVNFPLAIGTFYHNAEMPQAKEFLLKAAELEPQNADIWSMLANDAGRWGQDDLSTAYLRKAMLADTANATYAASYLFALKNGDPDYRQKVFDFVKRFPASEQGAQALYWLADRDTSLNDRIQDYEQLRQTYPPQKFRWSSSGMIGLADAYLQTNPEKALTLSNEMGEEKEWQIRKQLAESLIQINQLEQSQSYKEAASKADQIKLPSFNYLNDFVALKKADLLAKAGDVKAAYDSLATKYAKLPTYPLYTALTGYAQSLGKNKKQMLKDVETIRHHTAVSAYPFELDLYTSKGKLNLHDLKGKVVLLTFWFPGCSPCRAEFPHFQSVINKFKGKDVVYVGINVDPEQDPYVLPLLKNSNYSFIPLRGSSEFARKNYGVQGEPENFLIDQDGKIIFKDFRIDNSNHRTLELMISSLLQKG
- a CDS encoding HopJ type III effector protein — protein: MREQLTTLLAGLKNHSVLFADVIQFIETYYQHQPTAFKNGEAYNEATQNQGSAKIFAFAQLNNLSAEDTLLLFAEHYQSVLNHPTGTDHQNIRQFMAQGWLGVVFEGQALQPK